The following proteins are encoded in a genomic region of Musa acuminata AAA Group cultivar baxijiao chromosome BXJ2-11, Cavendish_Baxijiao_AAA, whole genome shotgun sequence:
- the LOC135627287 gene encoding double-stranded RNA-binding protein 8-like gives MNLEGFALREYTEKNKDNTTEKSPDNTKGVASCYVFKSRLQEYAQKVGIPTPVYQTLKEGPSHEPVFKSTVIVNHVRYDSLPGFFNRKAAEQSAAEIALVEIHKSGQMIENLPTVHETGLCKNLLQEYAQKMNYAIPSYICTKNSSGATPFTCTVEIGGIQYIGAAARTKKEAEIKAARTALLAIQGQSRKGTDSASQYAVLPGKRKVKEPEVHAEAVKKIKPKKANFKKKWSKKRFPRSKDGHVVKSNKDEPVTVMPEDDSRVPSSNIQIEEVTQ, from the exons ATGAATCTTGAGGGGTTTGCGCTTAGAGAATACACAGAGAAAAATAAAGATAATACAACTGAAAAGAGTCCGGACAATACGAAAG GGGTGGCTAGCTGCTATGTTTTCAAGAGTCGCTTGCAAGAGTATGCACAAAAAGTAGGCATTCCTACACCTGTATATCAGACTCTCAAGGAAGGTCCTTCACATGAGCCTGTCTTCAAGTCAACAGTTATTGTCAATCACGTCAGATATGATTCGCTTCCTGGGTTTTTCAACCGCAAGGCTGCTGAACAGTCTGCTGCTGAAATTGCACTCGTGGAGATTCACAAGTCTGGCCAGATGATTGAAAATTTGCCTACAGTT CATGAAACTGGTCTATGCAAGAATCTACTCCAAGAATATGCACAGAAAATGAATTATGCGATTCCGTCCTACATATGCACCAAAAATTCCTCTGGAGCAACTCCATTTACCTGTACAGTTGAGATTGGTGGAATTCAATACATAGGAGCTGCAGCAAGGACAAAAAAGGAAGCCGAGATAAAAGCAGCACGAACAGCTCTTTTGGCCATCCAGG GTCAGTCTCGGAAGGGCACTGATAGTGCCTCCCAATATGCCGTTCTTCCTGGTAAACGGAAAGTGAAAGAGCCAGAAGTGCATGCTGAAGCAGTGAAAAAGATCAAACCCAAGAAGGCCAATTTCAAGAAGAAATGGTCGAAGAAGAGATTTCCTCGAAGTAAAGATGGCCACGTAGTTAAGTCAAACAAAGATGAACCTGTGACTGTCATGCCAGAAGATGATTCAAGGGTACCCAGTAGTAATATCCAAATTGAGGAGGTGACTCAGTGA